The Limosilactobacillus panis DNA segment CAGACGCTTTCGCCGCCCTTCAGTTGGTCAATGGCGAGTTGCTTGAATTCATCCATCGGCAGGTTAAGGTGCTTGATTTGCCGGCCACCAACGACATTACCGAGCATATCAATTGTGTAGGTCTTGTGGTATTCCTTGTCAGCGGTTGGGGCCTGGATAATGGAGACGTAATCTTCCAGGTTCCAGCCAACGTACTTCTTGAAGAATTCTTGAGGGGTCAAGTTGGCGTCCCGGTGGTATTCGTTATCTTTCTTAGTCCGATATTCAAAGTCAAAGTGAGTAGCGGGTTCACCAAAAGCGTAGGCGAGGATCCGGTAGACTTCGTTGAGCATCTTTTGCCGGGCAGTGTTTAGTTCGTCATCGCTAGCATTATCTTCGTTGACCATCTTACGCAGGATAACGGCGTCGTGCCGGAGCTTGTTGTTCAGCACTTCATTGATGCCCCGAGAGTTGTTAGAGTTGAATGATTCAGGCATGGCCGTTTTCGGAACCACCCCGTACTTTTCAATGAGGGCGCACAGCATGTCCCATTGGCCACCATCACTTTGCGGTGTGGCCATTAACCAGGCCACCTTCCGGCTGTCGGCATCCTTCTTGGCGGTCTTTAAAACATTTTCGTAGAAGTAGTTGGCTTTTTCAAACTTGTCCCAGAAGAACTGGTAGGACTGCGAAAGCTCAAAGTTGTCGGGGAGGTTGAACTTTTGCTGCATGTCGTGCCGCATGGTATTTAGGGCAGCAAACATCCAGCAACGACCGGACTGCTTTTGGTCGGCAACGTTCCCGGTCTTAAGATCGATTGAGAAGTGGGGGTCGTTGTCCTTGATTGAGTGCCAATCAAAGCTGGC contains these protein-coding regions:
- a CDS encoding aminopeptidase C, which translates into the protein MSFAISNDDIANFRADYDNRRDSQVLERAVTKNGVRNASFDWHSIKDNDPHFSIDLKTGNVADQKQSGRCWMFAALNTMRHDMQQKFNLPDNFELSQSYQFFWDKFEKANYFYENVLKTAKKDADSRKVAWLMATPQSDGGQWDMLCALIEKYGVVPKTAMPESFNSNNSRGINEVLNNKLRHDAVILRKMVNEDNASDDELNTARQKMLNEVYRILAYAFGEPATHFDFEYRTKKDNEYHRDANLTPQEFFKKYVGWNLEDYVSIIQAPTADKEYHKTYTIDMLGNVVGGRQIKHLNLPMDEFKQLAIDQLKGGESVWFGSDVVKYSETKLGIMALNTYRYNELFDVDLDMTKAQMLDYGQSMMDHAMVLTGVDLVDGQPTKWKVENSWGNKVGHKGYFVMSDDWMDQYCFQIVINKKYLSEKLLKEQAQEPIVLKPWDPMGTLA